The genomic window CTGGTTGTCGTAGTCGATGGTGGCTTCGATGACTCCATCGTGGATAGCCTTGGCCGTTATGCCGACGATGTCCAGGGGGGACTCCACGCCTATCTTCTTCCCGATGTCGCTCTGCAAAGGAGGTGGGAAATAAAACGGGCAAAGTGAAGGGTGGTGGCAGAGGATGTGTGTAGGGTGCGCCACTAATAGGGGATGCCCACACTTACGATGGAAATCCTGGAATAGGACAGGTTGATGATCCGGAGGGCCGTCTTAATCACGTTGTGGTGAATGCGCTTTATTAGAAGGTAGACCCCATCGCGCATGAACAGCTGGTTGTAGTCATTCATCACTTTGGCAAATTTGCTTATATCTCCATTTCGTACAGCCGTCACGACGTGCTTATAAGGGATCAGTTTGTTTCTCATAATTTTGTTGCTGAAGAGAGACCTGTCCGGTATATCACCCATAAGCAATTCAACTATGATCTCCATTTTGGTGGCTTCTAATTTGAACCCTTTAGCACTTTGACTATTTTGTGGAGCCTTCCTAATGGCCTGCGTAATTTTGCTATGCGCCTCACTGTAGTCTAACTGGATAGCTAGAATTTTCCCAATATAGTATAGGTACCTTGCGTGTTGTGCATTTGATGAAGAATTTTCTGGAAAGGAAGTTTTGCTAACAAACTTTACAGCCAAGTCGTATAAATTGTGCTTTATGTAATCCCTTAGGATTAAATTTAGGACAACTGTCTGAGTCATTACGTCCCTATGAAGACATGCATTGCGATATATGTAGAGAAGTTTCTGCCTAACTTGGGATAGTTTTCCACCCAATTCATGAACCCATGAGAAATAAAAGTACACCTTTGCATTTATGCAGTCTAACGATCTTCTGTTCAATTTTGTGATCCTGTTAACAATGACGGTGGAAAG from Plasmodium coatneyi strain Hackeri chromosome 12, complete sequence includes these protein-coding regions:
- a CDS encoding Proteasome regulatory component, with product MKEKHKKVEYAEVTGEAPADAPTDAATDTTPKDVSSVFVNNLLTSINNINNAIVYKDNRYILRMLKYIKCMRLSVKNESSTLMPILINLISKTFKEGYPVYEILAKYINEFRELPKEVPEFANINDKTYTHAAPEVEVFFYLMILLYLLDKKCYNEAMDLSTVIVNRITKLNRRSLDCINAKVYFYFSWVHELGGKLSQVRQKLLYIYRNACLHRDVMTQTVVLNLILRDYIKHNLYDLAVKFVSKTSFPENSSSNAQHARYLYYIGKILAIQLDYSEAHSKITQAIRKAPQNSQSAKGFKLEATKMEIIVELLMGDIPDRSLFSNKIMRNKLIPYKHVVTAVRNGDISKFAKVMNDYNQLFMRDGVYLLIKRIHHNVIKTALRIINLSYSRISISDIGKKIGVESPLDIVGITAKAIHDGVIEATIDYDNQYVESKSNSDVYITSDPMKTFHKRIAFCLQLYSDAVKAMQYPDENEKKENEEAKERKIRQQEELAQAEEGDLGDDNDLL